One window of Pseudomonas sp. ML2-2023-3 genomic DNA carries:
- a CDS encoding ethanolamine ammonia-lyase subunit EutB, giving the protein MATFSHAVGTQTYRFDSLKDVMAKASPARSGDFLAGVAALNDGERVAAQMALADIPLAYFLQEVLIPYESDEVTRLIIDSHDLQAFSAVSHLTVGGFRDWLLSDAADEHSLRALAPGLTPEMAAAVSKIMRVQDLILVAQKIRVVTRFRGTMGLRGRLSTRLQPNHPTDDPAGIAASILDGLLYGNGDAMIGINPATDSIASICDLLNMLDAIIQRYEIPTQSCVLTHVTTSIEAINRGVPLDLVFQSIAGTEAANASFGINLNVLQEGYEAGLSLNRGTLGNNLMYFETGQGSALSANAHFGVDQQTCETRAYAVARHFKPFLVNTVVGFIGPEYLYNGKQIIRAGLEDHFCGKLLGVPMGCDICYTNHAEADQDDMDNLLTLLGVAGINFIMGIPGSDDIMLNYQTTSFHDALYARKTLGLKPAPEFEQWLSKVGIFTQADGRIEFGHQLPPAFRQALAHLGGR; this is encoded by the coding sequence ATGGCAACTTTCTCCCATGCGGTTGGCACCCAGACCTACCGTTTCGACAGCCTCAAAGACGTAATGGCCAAAGCCAGTCCGGCACGTTCCGGGGATTTTCTGGCAGGCGTGGCCGCACTCAACGACGGCGAACGCGTCGCCGCACAAATGGCGCTGGCTGATATCCCGCTCGCGTATTTCCTGCAAGAAGTGCTGATCCCTTACGAGTCCGACGAAGTCACCCGGCTGATTATCGACAGCCATGACCTGCAAGCCTTCTCTGCAGTGAGCCATCTGACCGTGGGCGGTTTTCGCGACTGGCTGCTCAGCGACGCGGCCGATGAACACAGCCTGCGTGCCCTGGCACCGGGCCTGACGCCCGAGATGGCCGCTGCCGTATCGAAGATCATGCGCGTGCAGGACCTGATCCTGGTGGCCCAAAAGATCCGGGTCGTTACCCGGTTTCGCGGCACCATGGGCCTGCGCGGCCGGCTTTCGACCCGCCTGCAGCCCAACCATCCCACCGACGATCCGGCGGGAATTGCCGCCAGCATTCTTGACGGGCTGCTGTACGGCAACGGCGACGCCATGATCGGCATCAACCCGGCCACCGACAGCATCGCCTCGATCTGCGACTTGCTGAACATGCTCGACGCGATCATCCAGCGCTATGAGATCCCCACCCAGTCTTGCGTGCTGACCCACGTCACCACGTCAATCGAGGCGATCAACCGCGGAGTGCCGCTGGATCTGGTGTTTCAGTCCATTGCAGGCACCGAAGCGGCCAACGCCAGTTTCGGCATCAACCTGAATGTTCTGCAGGAAGGCTATGAAGCGGGTTTAAGCCTCAATCGCGGCACGTTGGGCAACAACTTGATGTATTTCGAAACCGGCCAGGGCAGCGCGCTGTCAGCCAACGCCCATTTCGGCGTGGATCAACAGACCTGCGAGACGCGGGCCTACGCGGTTGCGCGGCATTTCAAGCCGTTTCTGGTCAATACCGTGGTCGGTTTTATCGGCCCCGAGTACCTGTACAACGGCAAGCAGATTATCCGGGCCGGTCTTGAGGACCACTTCTGCGGCAAGCTGCTGGGTGTGCCCATGGGCTGCGACATCTGCTACACCAACCACGCCGAAGCGGACCAGGATGATATGGACAACCTGCTGACGCTGCTGGGCGTGGCCGGGATCAACTTCATCATGGGCATTCCAGGGTCGGACGACATCATGCTCAACTATCAGACCACTTCCTTCCATGATGCGTTATATGCGCGCAAAACCCTGGGACTCAAGCCTGCACCCGAGTTTGAACAGTGGCTGAGCAAGGTCGGAATTTTCACTCAGGCTGACGGCCGGATTGAGTTCGGTCATCAATTGCCCCCCGCATTTCGCCAGGCGCTGGCTCACCTGGGAGGTCGCTAG
- the eutC gene encoding ethanolamine ammonia-lyase subunit EutC: protein MANTPTDSPNPWLELRRLTPARIALGRTGTSMPTQAQLDFQFAHAQARDAVHLPFDHPGLSAQLSERGRESLLLHSAAIDRHSYLQRPDLGRKLNNGSAQQLRDYAQANPGGIDVAVVVADGLSALAVHRHTLPFLARMEEHTATEGWSLSPVILVEQGRVAVADEIGELLGARMVVMLIGERPGLSSPDSLGLYFTYEPKIGLTDAYRNCISNVRLEGLSYGMAAHRLAYLMREACRRQLSGVNLKDEAQVQTLDVDAPSENFLLKGD from the coding sequence ATGGCCAACACCCCGACCGACAGCCCAAACCCGTGGCTGGAACTGCGCCGACTGACCCCGGCGCGGATTGCCCTGGGCCGCACCGGTACCAGCATGCCGACCCAGGCCCAGCTCGATTTTCAGTTTGCTCACGCCCAGGCCCGCGATGCGGTGCATTTGCCGTTTGATCACCCGGGCTTGAGCGCGCAGTTGAGCGAGCGCGGGCGCGAAAGCCTGTTGCTGCACAGCGCCGCCATTGACCGCCACAGCTACCTGCAGCGACCGGACCTGGGGCGCAAGCTTAACAACGGTTCCGCACAGCAATTGCGCGACTACGCCCAGGCCAACCCGGGGGGGATCGATGTGGCAGTGGTGGTCGCCGATGGTTTGTCGGCACTGGCCGTTCATCGCCACACCCTGCCGTTTTTGGCGCGCATGGAAGAGCACACGGCGACCGAAGGCTGGTCACTGTCCCCCGTCATTTTGGTGGAGCAAGGCCGTGTGGCCGTGGCCGACGAAATTGGCGAACTGCTGGGGGCACGAATGGTGGTGATGCTGATCGGCGAACGCCCCGGCCTGAGCTCACCCGACAGCCTGGGGCTGTACTTCACCTACGAGCCCAAGATCGGCCTGACCGATGCGTATCGCAACTGCATATCCAATGTACGGCTCGAAGGCTTGAGCTATGGCATGGCCGCTCATCGGCTGGCCTACTTGATGCGCGAAGCCTGCCGTCGGCAATTGTCGGGGGTCAACTTGAAGGATGAGGCACAGGTACAGACCCTGGACGTGGACGCCCCCAGCGAAAATTTCCTGCTCAAGGGCGATTGA
- a CDS encoding aldehyde dehydrogenase family protein, translated as MRYAQPGTEGSIVSFKSRYGNYIGGEFVAPVKGQYFTNTSPVNGKAIAEFPRSTAEDIDKALDAAHAAADAWGATSVQARSLVLLKIADRIEQNLELLAVTETWDNGKAVRETLNADVPLAADHFRYYAGCIRAQEGSAAEIDGNTVAYHIHEPLGVVGQIIPWNFPLLMAAWKLAPALAAGNCVVLKPAEQTPLSITVLMELIGDLLPPGVLNVVQGFGKEAGEALATSKRIAKIAFTGSTPVGSHIMKCAAENIIPSTVELGGKSPNIFFEDIMQAEPTFIEKAAEGLVLAFFNQGEVCTCPSRALIQESIYDDFMKVVMKKVESIKRGDPLDTDTMVGAQASEQQFDKILSYLEIAKKEGAQLLTGGAVAKLEGDLATGYYIQPTLLKGTNKMRVFQEEIFGPVVSITTFKDEAEALAIANDTEFGLGAGLWTRDINRAYRMGRAIKAGRVWTNCYHLYPAHAAFGGYKKSGVGRETHKMMLDHYQQTKNLLVSYDINPLGFF; from the coding sequence ATGCGTTACGCACAACCCGGTACAGAAGGCTCGATCGTCTCGTTCAAGAGCCGCTACGGTAACTACATCGGCGGCGAATTCGTGGCGCCCGTCAAAGGCCAGTACTTCACTAACACCTCGCCTGTGAACGGCAAAGCCATCGCCGAATTCCCGCGTTCGACCGCAGAAGACATCGACAAAGCCCTCGACGCCGCCCATGCCGCTGCCGATGCATGGGGCGCGACCTCCGTGCAGGCGCGCTCTCTGGTACTGCTGAAAATCGCTGACCGTATCGAACAGAACCTCGAACTGCTGGCCGTGACCGAAACCTGGGACAACGGCAAAGCCGTGCGCGAAACCCTGAACGCCGACGTGCCCCTGGCCGCCGACCACTTCCGTTACTACGCCGGTTGCATCCGCGCCCAGGAAGGCAGTGCCGCCGAAATTGACGGCAATACCGTGGCCTACCACATCCACGAGCCGCTGGGTGTGGTCGGGCAGATCATCCCGTGGAACTTCCCGCTGCTGATGGCCGCCTGGAAGCTTGCGCCAGCACTGGCTGCCGGTAACTGCGTGGTGCTCAAACCCGCCGAACAAACTCCGCTGAGCATCACCGTGCTGATGGAACTGATCGGCGACCTGCTGCCACCGGGCGTGCTCAACGTGGTGCAAGGGTTCGGCAAAGAAGCGGGCGAAGCACTGGCCACCAGCAAGCGCATTGCCAAGATCGCCTTCACCGGCTCTACGCCAGTGGGCTCGCACATCATGAAATGTGCTGCCGAGAACATCATTCCGTCGACCGTTGAGCTGGGCGGCAAATCGCCGAACATCTTCTTCGAAGACATCATGCAGGCAGAGCCAACCTTCATTGAGAAAGCCGCTGAAGGCTTGGTGCTGGCGTTTTTCAACCAGGGGGAAGTCTGCACGTGTCCATCCCGGGCACTGATTCAAGAGTCGATCTACGACGACTTCATGAAAGTGGTGATGAAAAAGGTCGAATCGATCAAGCGTGGCGACCCGCTGGACACGGACACCATGGTCGGCGCCCAGGCGTCCGAACAGCAATTCGATAAAATCCTCTCCTACCTTGAAATCGCCAAGAAAGAAGGCGCGCAACTGCTGACCGGCGGTGCCGTGGCCAAGCTCGAAGGCGACCTGGCTACCGGCTATTACATCCAGCCGACCCTGCTCAAGGGCACCAACAAAATGCGTGTTTTCCAGGAAGAAATCTTTGGCCCGGTGGTCAGCATCACCACCTTCAAAGACGAAGCCGAAGCACTGGCGATTGCCAACGACACCGAGTTCGGCCTGGGTGCAGGCCTGTGGACCCGCGACATCAACCGCGCCTACCGCATGGGCCGCGCAATCAAGGCCGGTCGTGTGTGGACCAACTGCTATCACCTGTACCCGGCTCACGCCGCGTTCGGTGGTTACAAAAAATCCGGCGTTGGCCGTGAGACCCACAAAATGATGCTCGACCACTATCAGCAGACCAAAAACCTGCTGGTGAGCTACGACATCAACCCGCTGGGCTTCTTCTAA
- the eat gene encoding ethanolamine permease, with amino-acid sequence MPSEPTPASAASSVDFEKVGSEYFQQRELKKGAAGWVLLVGLGVAYVISGDYAGWNFGLAQGGWGGMFIATLLMATMYLCMCFSLAELSSMIPTAGGGYGFARSAFGPWGGFLTGTAILIEYAIAPAAIAVFIGAYCESLFGIGGWMIYLAFYIIFIGIHIFGVGEALKLMFIITAVAAIALGVFLVAMVPHFSVANLLDIPVTEAKGASPFLPFGYVGVWAAIPYAIWFFLAVEGVPLAAEETKNPKRDLPRGLIGAMLVLATFALLILVIGPGGAGANSLMASGNPLVEALSKAYGGSTWMGGFVNLVGLAGLIASFFSIIYAYSRQIFALSRAGYLPRKLSETNKSKAPVLALVIPGIIGFGLSLTGQGDLLILVAVFGATISYVLMMAAHITLRIRRPKMERPYRTPGGIFTSGIALVLACVAVVAGFLVDPRVVIGAAVIYGVLIAYFAFYSRHHLVAGTPEEEFAAIQQAEKALH; translated from the coding sequence ATGCCTAGCGAACCTACTCCCGCTTCGGCGGCATCCTCTGTCGACTTTGAAAAGGTCGGCAGCGAATATTTCCAACAACGAGAACTGAAAAAAGGCGCTGCCGGCTGGGTCCTGCTGGTGGGCCTGGGCGTGGCTTATGTGATTTCCGGCGACTATGCCGGCTGGAACTTTGGTCTGGCCCAAGGCGGCTGGGGCGGGATGTTTATCGCCACATTGCTGATGGCCACCATGTACTTGTGCATGTGCTTTTCGCTGGCTGAACTGTCTTCGATGATCCCCACCGCTGGCGGCGGCTACGGCTTCGCACGCAGCGCCTTCGGACCTTGGGGCGGGTTTCTGACCGGTACCGCGATCCTGATCGAATACGCCATCGCCCCCGCAGCCATTGCCGTGTTTATTGGCGCCTATTGCGAGTCGCTCTTCGGGATTGGCGGCTGGATGATCTATCTGGCGTTCTACATCATCTTTATCGGCATCCACATTTTCGGGGTCGGTGAAGCGCTCAAGCTGATGTTTATCATCACTGCCGTGGCCGCCATTGCCCTGGGGGTATTTCTGGTCGCGATGGTGCCGCACTTCAGCGTCGCCAACCTGCTGGATATCCCGGTCACCGAAGCCAAGGGCGCCAGTCCCTTCCTGCCGTTCGGTTATGTCGGCGTCTGGGCGGCGATTCCTTACGCGATCTGGTTTTTCCTCGCGGTCGAAGGCGTGCCGCTGGCTGCTGAAGAAACCAAAAACCCCAAGCGTGACCTGCCTCGCGGCCTGATCGGCGCCATGCTGGTACTGGCTACCTTCGCCCTGCTAATCCTGGTGATCGGCCCGGGTGGCGCGGGCGCGAACAGCTTGATGGCCTCGGGCAACCCGCTGGTTGAGGCACTGAGCAAGGCGTATGGCGGCTCCACCTGGATGGGCGGCTTTGTGAACCTGGTGGGCCTGGCCGGTTTGATCGCCAGCTTCTTCTCGATCATTTACGCCTACTCGCGTCAGATCTTCGCCTTGTCCCGCGCAGGCTACTTGCCGCGCAAACTGTCCGAAACCAACAAGAGCAAAGCCCCGGTACTGGCCTTGGTCATTCCCGGCATTATCGGTTTTGGCCTGTCGCTGACCGGTCAGGGCGACTTGCTGATTCTGGTGGCGGTGTTTGGTGCAACGATTTCTTACGTGCTGATGATGGCCGCGCACATCACCCTGCGCATTCGTCGCCCCAAAATGGAGCGCCCGTATCGTACGCCGGGCGGTATTTTCACTTCAGGCATCGCTTTGGTGCTCGCCTGCGTCGCGGTCGTTGCCGGTTTCCTGGTAGACCCACGGGTGGTGATTGGCGCTGCGGTGATCTATGGAGTATTAATTGCCTACTTCGCATTCTATAGCCGACATCACTTGGTGGCCGGTACGCCGGAAGAGGAATTCGCGGCTATTCAACAGGCTGAAAAAGCCCTGCACTAA